From the genome of Methanobacteriales archaeon HGW-Methanobacteriales-1:
TGTTATTCCATCATATCCTGGGATATAAAACAAATCTAATTCTTTATCTTCATCATAAAGACCAAAATTAAATGGGCGAATTTTATTATATAATTTAGGATTAAGATTGAAATTTTCTAATGCTAAATTATATGTATTGGGATCTATCTCAAAACCATATACTTCACTACATGAATCAAAATTTGCGAATTTCAATGAAGCATAACCTCTATTCATCCCAACGTCCAGAACAATAAAATCATTAAACATGTATAATTGGGGTACTGAATATTCATTTCTTGCAAAAACTGAATCAATGGTCCAAAAGCGATTATTGGTAAAAAATTTAATTCCGTCCTCAGTCTCTAACAGAATCCTGTTTTCGTTATGTGAAAATGCCAAAAGTTTGATATTGTTGCAAAAGCACATTTTAAAAAATGTATCCGTGTCCATTGATTCAAACAAATGTTCTTCTCCATTAAAAAAATAATATTTATTTTTAGAATACCAATCCACGAATAAATTAAGTTTATCTGTCAAATTAGCATCAGCAAGAGAATTTGCTTCAAAAAATTCGTTGATTTTTTTTTGATCATTATCATATCGATTTATAATTTTATTTATTTCGATACGATCCTTTAGATATAAATTAAAAGAGTTATTGGCCTTTTTTAAAAAATTTATAGGATTTTTAAGATTCATTTTATCTCCAATATATTTTTTACATATTCTAAAGCTATTTCTATCAATTAAGTACAATATATTACTTATTATATCATCAAAATTAAGATTAACTAACTGATTTAAGATTATTTATAATATAGCAAAAAAAATATAAATAAGTTATTAAAGTTAAATGGTAATTCCAGCTAATTTTTAATAAAAAAATGATTTTAAGTAGATTTAAAGATTTAATAAAATTAATAAAGTATTATACTCATATAAAATTTTTAAGGAGTTAAATTAATGACAAAAATATTAATCACTGGTGGAGCAGGATTTATAGGAAGCAATTTTGTTAGATATATGCTTGATAAATATCCTAATTATGAAATTATTAATCTGGATGCTATTACCTACTGTGGAAACTTAGAAAATTTAAGTGGAATAGAAGATAATCCTAATTATACTTTTGTTAAAGGAGATATAAGTGATAAGGAGCTTGTTTTCAGTATAAGCTCTGATGTTGATTATATTATAAATTTTGCTGCTGAATCTCACGTGGACAGAAGCATTGAAGATCCAGAGATATTCATAAAATCCAATATCATAGGAACACAGGTGCTCCTGGAAGCTGCTAGAGAGCATGAAACAAAAAAGTATCTTCAGGTTTCCACTGACGAAGTTTATGGTTCACTTGGAAAATCAGGTTATTTCACCGAAAAAACACCAATAGCTGCTAACAGCCCATATTCCGCCAGCAAAGCTGGAGCTGACTTAATGGTTAGGGCCTATCATAAAACCTTTGATTTACCAATTAATATCACGCGATGTTCCAACAATTATGGGCCTTATCAATTTCCAGAAAAATTAATACCTTTAATGATCTTTAATGCTCTGGAAAACAAATCATTACCCGTTTATGGTGATGGAATGAATGTAAGAGATTGGTTACATGTTTACGACCATTGCACAGCTATAGATTTGGTCTTACATGCTGGAAAAATAGGAGAAGTTTATAATATTGGTGGAAATAATGAAAAGAAAAATATCGATATTGTTAAATTGATTCTTGAAAATCTGGACAAGGATGAATCTCTTATTGAGTATGTAAAAGATCGGCCGGGACATGATAAGCGTTATGCCATTGATTCCAGTAAAATTCAAAATGAATTAGGTTGGGAACCCAAATATACATTTGAAACAGGTATTGCTGAAACAATCCAATGGTACCTTAAAAACAAAAAATGGCGGGAAAATATTAAGGACTGTAAACATCAATTATAGTTTGAGATTTAATAATTATTAATTTTATCTAATTGTTAACTAAAAAACTGAAAATAGATTTTAAACGGATAGAAAGTATGACTTACAAAATTAGTATTATTATTCCTGTTTTTAATGTGGAACATTACATCAAAGAATCATTAAATTCAATTATAAAACAAAGTATTGGGTTTGAAAACCTAGAAGTCATAATGGTTAATGACTGTTCCACAGACAAAAGCGGTGAAATAATAGATCAATTTGCATCCAAATATAAAAACTTCAATGCAATACATTTGCCTGAGAACAGTGGAACACCGGGAAAACCAAGAAATATTGGAATAAAATTTGCCACAAGCAAATATTTAATGTTTTTGGATCCTGATGATTATTATACTGTTGACGCATGTGAAATATTATACCATAAAATTATTGAAGAAAAAGCAGATATAATCTCTGGAAAATATGATATATTAAAATCAGATCAGATTATAGAAATAAATTTCAAAAATAAAGGATTTGAAAATTCTGATACAGTTAAAGTAAAAAATATTGATGAATGTGAAAATTTATTAAAATTACCTCCTTCCGTATGGACAAAAATTTTTAAACGTGAATTTATACAAAAAAATGAAATAATGTTCCCCGAAGAGATACCTGGTGAAGATTTAGTATTCTTTATAAAATCTATGCTAATAGCTAGGAAGATAGTTTTCTTGAATGATTATGTGGTTTATCATTATAGAATTCGTGATAAAAATAATAAATCATTATCATTTAACTATACTAAAAACCTCATAATTGGATTAATGGAAGCTTATATGTGTGTTTTGGAGCTTTTAAGTAAGCATGGGAAAGAAAAATATTTTCCCGGCACAATTAAAGATCATTTAGGATATTGGATTGAAAAAATTTCTTTAAGTAATTTATCTTATGAAGATAAAATGGAAGCCCTTGAGAGAAGTGAAAAGTTATTTGAGAATTGTAAAAAAGTAAATGAAGTGCCCAACTTAAAGAGTACTATACCCATATTTAATTATATCATTAATAAACAGTTTGGAGAAGCCATTTTATCAATGGAAAAATTAAGGTTGGTATCAGATATTAATCAGATTAAGAAGCAATACAATAGTGAATTACAAAAACAAAAACAACAATACGAAAATAAGTTACAAAAACAAAAACAACAATACGAAAATAAGTTACAAAAACAAAAACAACAATACGAAAATAAGTTACAAAAACAAAAACAACTTATTCAAGAAATTAAAACTTCAAATAGTTGGAAAATTACAAAACCTCTTAGGAAAGCAAGCCATTATATTAAACCAAAAAATTAAAAATTTTAATTCATATTATAAGATATTCCAATTAAATTAGAATATTCTATATCAACTTAAATTATTCCTGTAACGTTAAATTACGGAATAACTTTTCCCATACAGGGATTACAGCTTCATCACTATAAAAATCTAAAATTTTTTTTCTGGCCAGTTCTCCCATTTTTTTAGCTTTTTTAGTATCATCCAGTAATATAATCATGAAATTAGCCATAGATTCTATATCCCCATATTCAACTAAAAAACCATTTATACCATGATCAATAGCGTCACTAGGACCATAATTGAGATCATAGCTAATAACTGGCGTTGAGTTAACCATTGACTCCAATAAAGCCATTGGAAAACCTTCAAATTTAGAGGTTAATAATGTAACAATCGATTCTGTCATTTCCACATCAACATTTTGAATATAGCCATTAATAAAAACATTGTTGCTTAAATTCAATTCTTT
Proteins encoded in this window:
- a CDS encoding FkbM family methyltransferase — translated: MNLKNPINFLKKANNSFNLYLKDRIEINKIINRYDNDQKKINEFFEANSLADANLTDKLNLFVDWYSKNKYYFFNGEEHLFESMDTDTFFKMCFCNNIKLLAFSHNENRILLETEDGIKFFTNNRFWTIDSVFARNEYSVPQLYMFNDFIVLDVGMNRGYASLKFANFDSCSEVYGFEIDPNTYNLALENFNLNPKLYNKIRPFNFGLYDEDKELDLFYIPGYDGITTTNMEFVKTQSEWVSQKELMKIKKANVKEAGKVISDIIEKENNSNIVLKIDTEGAESKIIDNLIEHNLLEKIDLIIGEIHLETEDLEKKLTDFKCVHKNFASEDIYTVCMVKNEYYNPLNKAKII
- the rfbB gene encoding dTDP-glucose 4,6-dehydratase; amino-acid sequence: MTKILITGGAGFIGSNFVRYMLDKYPNYEIINLDAITYCGNLENLSGIEDNPNYTFVKGDISDKELVFSISSDVDYIINFAAESHVDRSIEDPEIFIKSNIIGTQVLLEAAREHETKKYLQVSTDEVYGSLGKSGYFTEKTPIAANSPYSASKAGADLMVRAYHKTFDLPINITRCSNNYGPYQFPEKLIPLMIFNALENKSLPVYGDGMNVRDWLHVYDHCTAIDLVLHAGKIGEVYNIGGNNEKKNIDIVKLILENLDKDESLIEYVKDRPGHDKRYAIDSSKIQNELGWEPKYTFETGIAETIQWYLKNKKWRENIKDCKHQL